From Aspergillus fumigatus Af293 chromosome 3, whole genome shotgun sequence, a single genomic window includes:
- a CDS encoding karyopherin MSN5, with protein sequence MAAQDELSEGGMADLVRALELIHNPSSTNDLRRQALTFVESQKESKLAARNGFLLASRVENAPLVRYFGLTLLDHVLRHTSFTAADQVAILRDFVLKLAESIRPEDPAYYRNKIPQLWVEIAKRSWGLDWLAMDEILVQFWGASLVHKELVLSILETLSEDIFYREDTVSSLRGTDLNRALVEICTPLSVFEEIYPKREHHVELRCGTEGWLARTCEFLIYCVENLQASIQARDAALKALATLKSILVWAIPKAIMSTNCVSSIVRPLTCSDEQVLLAAVEALHALYSRSNFEIEDFQPLVHLMYETEYLTLLRKLYEWSIVGPDDIDDTRYTISKKLSEMLSYLAGFLEEKGFSLETAHGMNLTFFFHLLISVIQNQSLTVSIPVLHVWCKLLASERIGSTDLVTGLIPVLLSICTERLIRWESLPADSDNPTVIFLNEDIDTVPERHAFVGNYRRYCSSIIETIVQKRPQDAIPHILAGVDANLDNLYNGVEPFDVKTFSKNSLSLMRADTQFAVVEATLKGYNKWVSGHGKMPQQDEQKRIDLERTLETWALSLMQRNYEDPILKQRIIKLIVDISSRALDKNPSFSLKVLEHILMTRLPDLVECPAYSEAVKELHGLASHELRRLAMRYADYFSTFYDLLEPKIKEITMANRVDDKLHMEHTSILLIIMQRANNVDPYLRETRLKSFLEPIRKAWQEEEFRTTSSSFEGFCDMLGLQNVGPYMQKNQAQKLEDWSAVPLDNEGKQIQETMTRKFQQLPLRGTKTMLAVSTEKLKKTDLAYDLACNIWHDIIPIILPVLLQLISNAHAFHNPANWGGLPHDMRGVVERILTDRFWQAGISTGSRDEFYAKITASRSSLEGFASSVRGKVRAVRESCYSMLFSMSRLREHFYGFAELPGPLSQALFKDSPHLSSHQFSVLLNISRCLIDDCPVRFRAQFLPPMLATLFTNIDRKVTAEWDLIEQRKEGLADGDLTDEMKSESILRQLTYSAVLMVASLLDPQRGDPDDEPAEPSAPQPPPALSDSIRHFVLSSPEIFEPVMLFCTHALRMRDTRCCSIITRVIRSILQDFAPPNHSPTIVTIREFISSEVLKACITSVHEPYFVDMQKDLAQLIASIWVLYGSSSPTPRSVILSLPGMDEQRVASTEAALLRSTAARQQRALVLDLLEGLRGVSIAEQGKILGSREERRKARSALQERYMSNEMEGQQISKVDINDGPDLGGVADMFG encoded by the exons ATGGCCGCTCAAGATGAGCTCTCAGAAGGCGGCATGGCTGACCTCGTTCGGGCACTGGAGCTCATCCACAACCCTTCGTCAACAAATGACCTCCGCAGGCAAGCCCTGACCTTTGTGGAGTCtcaaaaagaaagcaagCTAGCTGCTCGTAATGGGTTCCTTCTGGCTTCACGGGTAGAAAACGCTCCCTTGGTCCGCTATTTTGGCTTAACGCTCTTGGATCATGTACTGCGTCACACTTCTTTCACCGCCGCAGATCAGGTGGCTATCCTCAGAGACTTTGTTCTCAAGCTTGCTGAGTCTATCCGGCCAGAGGATCCGGCCTATTACCGCAACAAGATCCCGCAGTTATGGGTAGAGATTGCCAAGAGAAGCTGGGGCCTAGACTGGTTGGCTATGGACGAGATTCTTGTGCAGTTTTGGGGAGCCAGTCTTGTACACAAGGAACTTGTCCTTTCGATTCTGGAAACATTGTCAGAGGACATATTCTACCGCGAAGACACCGTCTCATCCTTGCGAGGCACAGATCTCAACAGAGCATTAGTGGAGATCTGCACACCACTGTCAGTCTTTGAGGAGATCTATCCAAAGCGCGAGCACCATGTTGAGCTTCGGTGTGGGACCGAGGGATGGCTCGCAAGGACATGCGAGTTCCTTATCTACTGTGTTGAGAACCTGCAAGCTTCCATACAGGCCAGAGACGCAGCGCTCAAAGCTCTTGCAACACTGAAGTCCATCTTAGTTTGGGCAATCCCCAAGGCCATCATGTCCACAAATTGTGTCTCGAGTATCGTAAGGCCGCTTACCTGTAGTGATGAGCAGGTGTTGTTG GCTGCGGTTGAAGCACTGCACGCTCTTTATAGCAGGTCGAATTTCGAAATAGAAGACTTCCAGCCTCTCGTGCACTTGATGTACGAAACAGAGTACTTGACTCTTCTACGGAAATTGTACGAGTGGTCCATTGTAGGACCCGACGACATCGACGATACTAGGTACACGATCTCGAAAAAGCTATCCGAG ATGCTCTCGTACCTTGCGGGGTTCCTTGAGGAGAAGGGCTTCTCTCTTGAGACCGCACATGGCATGAACCTCACTTTCTTTTTCCATCTCCTGATCAGTGTCATCCAGAACCAAAGTTTGACCGTGTCGATACCTGTCCTTCACGTATGGTGCAAACTACTCGCGTCCGAGAGGATCGGGAGCACCGATCTGGTCACTGGATTGATTCCCGTTTTGCTTAGCATATGTACTGAGCGACTAATCCGCTGGGAATCGCTACCAGCGGATTCTGATAATCCTACAGTAATCTTTCTAAATGAAGACATTGATACGGTCCCAGAACGGCATGCTTTCGTTGGAAATTACAGAAGATATTGCTCGTCCATCATCGAGACTATTGTTCAGAAAAGACCACAAGATGCTATTCCACATATTCTCGCGGGAGTTGATGCAAACTTGGACAATCTCTACAATGGGGTTGAGCCATTTGACG TGAAAACGTTCTCCAAGAACTCTCTTTCATTGATGCGCGCCGACACTCAATTCGCTGTAGTGGAAGCTACACTCAAGGGTTATAACAAATGGGTATCAGGTCATGGCAAAATGCCCCAACAGGAT GAGCAGAAACGAATAGACTTGGAAAGGACGCTTGAGACATGGGCTTTGAGTCTAATGCAGAGGAACTACGAG GACCCTATTTTGAAACAGCGCATCATCAAGCTTATCGTTGACATCTCATCCAGAGCTCTTGACAAGAATCCCAGTTTTTCACTTAAAGTCCTTGAGCATATCCTTATGACTCGTCTCCCTGACTTGGTTGAATGCCCGGCTTACTCGGAAGCTGTGAAGGAACTACATGGGCTGGCCAGCCATGAACTCCGACGCCTGGCTATGCGCTATGCTGACTATTTCTCT ACGTTCTACGATCTGCTTGAGCCGAAAATTAAAGAAATCACCATGGCCAACCGGGTGGACGACAAACTCCACATGGAGCACACCTCAATCCTCCTAATTATCAT GCAACGTGCCAACAACGTCGATCCATATTTGCGTGAAACCCGGCTGAAGTCCTTTCTGGAACCTATCAGGAAAGcctggcaagaagaagaatttcGGACCACAAGCTCCTCATTCGAAGGCTTCTGTGACATGCTTGGGCTGCAAAATGTTGGGCCATATATGCAGAAGAACCAAGCGCAGAAGCTGGAAGACTGGTCCGCGGTTCCGCTGGATAATGAGGGGAAGCAGATTCAGGAAACTATGACGAGGAAGTTTCAG CAACTACCTCTGAGGGGAACTAAGACGATGCTCGCAGTCTCTACGGAGAAATTGAAGAAGACCGATCTTGCTTATGATCTTGCGTGCAATATCTGGCACGACATCATTCCCATTATCTTGCCGGTATTATTACAGCTTATCAG TAATGCTCATGCCTTCCACAATCCGGCGAACTGGGGTGGCCTGCCTCATGACATGCGAGGGGTCGTCGAACGTATCCTGACCGACCGGTTTTGGCAAGCAGGCATATCTACTGGCAGCCGCGACGAGTTCTATGCCAAGATTACTGCGTCGCGATCTTCGCTCGAAGGGTTCGCTTCCTCCGTTCGAGGTAAGGTTCGGGCTGTCCGGGAATCCTGCTACTCAATGCTGTTCAGCATGAGCAGATTGAGGGAGCATTTCTATGGGTTTGCAGAACTTCCAGGTCCTCTTTCGCAAGCTCTCTTCAAGGACTCACCACACTTATCCTCTCACCAATTCTCTGTTCTCCTCAATATTTCCAGGTGCTTGATCGACGATTGCCCCGTCCGTTTCCGAGCACAGTTCCTTCCTCCTATGTTGGCAACGCTCTTCACCAACATTGACAGGAAAGTTACAGCGGAATGGGACCTTATTGAGCAACGCAAAGAGGGACTTGCGGACGGGGATTTGACTGACGAAATGAAGTCAGAAAGTATCCTCCGCCAGTTGACTTATTCCGCGGTGCTCATGGTAGCAAGTCTTTTGGATCCGCAGAGAGGTG ATCCGGACGACGAGCCAGCTGAGCCTAGCGCACCGCAGCCACCTCCAGCACTTTCCGACTCGATTCGGCACTTTGTTCTTTCTTCGCCGGAAATATTTGAACCCGTCATGCTCTTCTGTACACATGCGCTTCGCATGCGGGATACGAGATGCTGTAGCATCATCACTCGTGTTATTCGATCAATCTTGCAGGACTTCGCACCTCCAAATCACAGCCCGACTATAGTCACGATCCGCGAGTTCATTTCCTCGGAAGTTCTCAAGGCCTGCATTACATCTGTGCATGAGCCTTACTTTGTTGACATGCAGAAAGACTTAGCCCAGCTGATCGCCTCGATTTGGGTTCTTTATGGCTCGAGTAGCCCAACACCACGCTCGGTGATTCTCAGCCTTCCTGGAATGGATGAACAACGGGTCGCAAGTACGGAGGCCGCACTTCTACGATCAACGGCAGCGCGGCAGCAACGTGCGCTCGTGTTAGACCTTCTTGAAGGCCTCAGGGGAGTGAGTATTGCAGAGCAAGGCAAGATCTTGGGCTCCCGGGAAGAACGCCGCAAGGCACGCAGTGCCTTGCAAGAGAGATATATGAGCAACGAGATGGAAGGCCAACAAATCAGCAAAGTTGACATCAATGACGGGCCTGATTTGGGTGGTGTTGCCGACATGTTTGGTTAG
- a CDS encoding COG1/VPS51 family protein: MSTLSSPRPSIASSRAHSPTPASSRRPSLDTLNSNVGGGLSASSTPSTARAVSPSLHPRRNRAALRDYYNLRPSAADPLGNGSNFRSRSIPRHTDAGDMSSPSSVVATGTELDSPDFDPQRYVNHLLATSSLATVLKAENTLVGDIKTLDSERKALVYDNYSKLIRAVETIGKMRRSMDERGAPLTMTKTLGPAIAFVAETATGLIQEGEEQQRRMREAKATDGTDRRKAEKETVKWVLGAPSRLEKLLSEGKDDEATNDWEEIRNMLDKWQGVKGVAKVRQACEKAMTRDETR; encoded by the coding sequence ATGTCGACACTCTCGTCTCCCCGTCCGTCGATTGCTTCCTCTCGCGCACACTCACCCacgccagcatcatcacgcCGGCCATCTCTTGACACGTTGAATTCGAATGTCGGCGGAGGTCTAAGTGCTTCGTCAACCCCCTCTACCGCCCGAGCCGTCTCTCCATCTCTCCATCCAAGACGCAATCGCGCCGCACTTCGGGACTATTACAATTTAAGGCCTTCCGCTGCTGATCCCTTAGGCAATGGAAGCAACTTTCGCTCCCGCAGCATCCCCAGACACACTGATGCCGGGGACATGTCCAGTCCGTCATCAGTAGTAGCTACGGGAACAGAATTGGATAGCCCGGACTTCGACCCTCAACGTTATGTTAATCACCTGCTGGCTACTTCTTCGTTGGCGACTGTACTCAAGGCGGAGAATACTCTTGTTGGCGATATAAAGACACTTGACAGTGAACGCAAGGCCCTTGTCTATGACAACTACTCGAAGCTGATCCGGGCTGTGGAAACGATTGGCAAGATGCGCCGAAGTATGGACGAGCGTGGCGCTCCTCTGACTATGACGAAGACTCTCGGTCCGGCTATTGCATTTGTTGCCGAAACGGCCACAGGTCTGATACAGGAAGGCgaagagcagcagcggcgcaTGCGAGAGGCCAAGGCTACAGACGGAACGGACCGCCGAAAGGCAGAAAAGGAAACGGTCAAGTGGGTTCTTGGAGCACCAAGTCGGCTAGAGAAGCTTCTGTCCGAGGGcaaggatgatgaggccaCCAATGATTGGGAGGAGATACGGAACATGCTGGATAAGTGGCAGGGCGTTAAAGGGGTGGCTAAGGTTCGTCAGGCTTGCGAGAAGGCCATGACACGCGATGAAACTCGTTGA
- a CDS encoding OB fold domain-containing protein, with translation MANIQAHISAELLNSKSLPVSQSWLNNFISSSTVSQRNVPLSVIIRTALFRILASDFRESLSRRTPSSLLPVDIFDTSLQESCLQGPIPLQIVDIEDIGTSLWSQVETIERIERGEAIRGREIVRTVNVDEDSEERAARAGNDRNANSTVSGVGSASNGPHRLILQDAAGTRAVAFELKRVEGIGLGKIPIGAKLLLHDATVARGMILLTPECVTLLGGKIETLDQAWKEGRKAKLMARIAEMERSQVS, from the coding sequence ATGGCGAACATCCAAGCGCATATCTCTGCCGAACTACTCAACAGCAAGTCCCTCCCCGTATCTCAATCCTGGCTGAATAacttcatctcctcatcaacagtATCTCAGCGCAATGTCCCGCTCTCTGTCATCATTCGAACTGCTCTCTTCCGGATTCTCGCTTCAGATTTCAGAGAATCGCTATCAAGAAGGACGCCATCATCCCTACTCCCTGTTGACATATTCGATACTTCCCTTCAAGAAAGCTGCCTACAAGGCCCAATCCCGTTGCAAATCGTGGATATAGAAGACATCGGAACAAGTTTATGGAGTCAAGTTGAAACGATTGAACGCATTGAACGCGGAGAGGCTATTCGGGGGCGCGAGATCGTGCGGACAGTCAACGTGGACGAAGACAGTGAGGAGCGCGCCGCACGTGCTGGTAATGACAGGAACGCAAATTCAACAGTAAGCGGAGTTGGAAGTGCTAGCAACGGTCCTCATCGATTGATACTACAAGATGCGGCAGGGACTCGAGCCGTAGCTTTCGAGCTGAAACGCGTTGAAGGAATTGGGCTGGGTAAGATACCCATTGGCGCGAAACTCCTGTTGCATGATGCGACGGTCGCCCGGGGTATGATTCTACTGACGCCTGAATGTGTAACCCTGCTTGGAGGCAAGATTGAAACTTTGGATCAAGCATGGAAAGAGGGAAGGAAGGCCAAGTTAATGGCTCGGATTGCAGAGATGGAAAGGTCTCAAGTGTCGTGA
- a CDS encoding SKI complex subunit tetratricopeptide repeat protein SKI3 — translation MAGQRSELSSMSTKSALKAARIALDSRDFEDAAEKAKVVVKQEPQNYHANVFLGLALDKLNKNEESERAYRAATRAKSDDKTAWQGLINLYEKQGGFKLDAYHEAALRLGQIFAEVDDKHRCQDVVDKYIKFAKKQGTRSQYKKALELHLPTSPLYVYLEGRIPHPSHTYLRLIEMAESEEKEFINREIGERRTRLGARIDHVTMEVKREAFKRGELEQLYRGIVDWTHDDQVRRTYEERLLQRAYDILIVLPPAEKAEKRAEVLQAARDMVIIKHPFELAWKIVLEWQDIQSFSEWDLNFLKDFIEFFPEDGLTKILKGFLASDLSPFSKETKETKEPTPTEEETENGNGDNHELAVQDRLLMMVEGLESSRSSIVANRIMGELYLSLEEYDSVVDVARKGLSNITDLARLTGISLVNTTDCLKTLLANSLIYYQIPRHHPEAKEIFEDVLQRKPTFTACLLGIGLILKVDEDYAEAVNFLERALERDPSNLKIRGELSWCKALNGDLETGLHGLQDVLAELQDMESPNREFKSEILYRIGYCQWELDPSPTARKDRSGAYASFLGSIQSNINFAPAYTSLGIYYADYKKDKTRARRCFHKAFELSASEIEAAERLARTFADQKEWDLVEAVAQRVVDSGKAKPSPGSKRRGYSWPYAALGTVQMNKQQYAQSIVSFQAALRISPGDYHSWVGLGESYHHSGRYIASAKAFDHAQQLESALSSDEREHIWFARYMLANVKRELGEFKDAISRYEDVLKFRPNELGVTIALLQTLIESAWKSLESGLYNDSVELARNAIVVAASLAKERVDIFNLWKAVGDACAMFTYVKGKASKFPLQEVKALLTTQVEPSAFDMFAEIDELGQGCLSLLDEDSDTISPSDKCIYASILAYKRAIYVSAQDVHARAVAWYNLGWAEYRAQRCVQVHSGTKGKKPARRFLKTAMRCFKRAIELEAGNSEFWNALGVATTSMSPKVAQHAFVRSLHLNERSAQVWTNLGTLYLIHNDIQLANEAFTRAQSTDPDYSLAWVGQGFLALLFGDPLEARGLFEHAFDISNSSSTLPRRQYTLTLFDRLLSDSSASNEISQLIQPLFALLQLSSQDPSNLQFMHLTALMAERIGELSDAETSLHVVCSGVEAEYEVSESSSSLSRYAQSNADMARVLLARQEFEQAVEKAEVALTLSGEEDAEKFDPEANRKLRLSAHLTAGLAHYYLKSMDNAIDMFRDALQEADNAPEVVCLLAQVLWAKGGDEERTVARQQLFDCVEEHPDHVGAVSLLGAIALLDDDKDVIEAVASDLQNMIMRDDIDIHDRTRLTKLLTAISTLGLTEDSQIPEDVRRLGEATAAVMRSPGQPQGWQELAAASQELYPAEMAVDRALRSVPPRSNLDAVDLCEAYAQTGKAGDAIKAIMVAPWKQCGWEELKYAVSELV, via the exons ATGGCAGGACAACGAAGTGAGCTGTCCAGCATGTCAACAAAATCGGCTCTGAAGGCAGCGCGCATTGCGCTAGACTCCAGGGATTTCGAAGATGCTGCCGAAAAAGCCAAAGTGGTGGTGAAGCAAGAGCCTCAAAACTATCATGC AAACGTCTTCCTTGGCCTAGCGCTGGATAAATTAAACAAAAATGAAGAATCGGAGCGCGCATATCGCGCAGCAACCCGTGCAAAATCCGACGACAAGACAGCGTGGCAGGGATTGATCAATCTTTACGAGAAGCAGGGAGGCTTTAAGCTAGATGCTTATCATGAGGCAGCTCTGAGACTCGGGCAAATATTCGCCGAAGT CGACGACAAGCACCGTTGCCAGGATGTCGTGGACAAATATATCAAGTTCGCAAAGAAACAGGGCACTCGATCACAATATAAGAAGGCTCTTGAACTACACCTCCCAACGAGTCCGCTTTATGTCTACCTCGAAGGACGGATACCACATCCTTCCCATACATACCTCCGTCTCATAGAAATGGCAGAATCCGAAGAAAAGGAGTTTATTAACAGGGAGATTGGAGAGCGAAGGACCCGGCTCGGTGCGAGAATCGATCATGTAACAATGGAAGTGAAAAGAGAGGCTTTCAAACGTGGGGAGCTTGAGCAGCTATACCGTGGGATCGTCGATTGGACCCATGATGATCAAGTTCGACGCACCTACGAAGAAAGGCTTCTCCAGCGAGCCTATGATATATTGATTGTTCTCCCGCCAGCCGAGAAGGCCGAAAAGCGTGCTGAGGTCTTGCAAGCTGCTCGCGACATGGTCATCATCAAACACCCTTTCGAGCTGGCCTGGAAGATTGTACTTGAGTGGCAAGACATTCAAAGCTTCTCAGAGTGGGATCTAAATTTCTTGAAGGACTTCATCGAATTTTTCCCGGAAGATGGACTTACGAAGATTCTGAAAGGCTTCTTAGCCAGTGACCTCTCCCCGTTTtcgaaggagacgaaggagacgaaggaACCTACACCAACTGAGGAAGAGACCGAGAACGGAAACGGCGATAATCACGAGCTGGCTGTACAGGATCGCTTGTTAATGATGGTGGAAGGCCTTGAATCATCTCGCTCCTCTATCGTTGCAAACCGTATCATGGGTGAGCTTTATTTGTCGCTGGAAGAATACGACAGTGTTGTGGATGTTGCACGGAAGGGTCTCTCAAATATTACAGATCTCGCCAGGCTGACTGGGATAAGCCTAGTTAACACTACTGACTGCCTGAAAACTTTACTGGCGAATTCTTTGATCTACTACCAGATCCCTCGGCATCACCCCGAAGCTAAAGAAATCTTCGAAGACGTTTTGCAGAGAAAACCAACATTCACAGCCTGTCTGCTGGGCATTGGATTGATTCTCAAGGTCGATGAAGATTATGCTGAAGCTGTCAACTTCTTGGAACGTGCTCTAGAGCGGGACCCGTCTAACCTCAAGATCAGGGGCGAGCTTTCGTGGTGTAAGGCTCTGAATGGTGACCTTGAGACTGGACTGCATGGTCTTCAGGATGTGCTCGCCGAGTTACAAGACATGGAGTCGCCAAATCGCGAATTTAAGAGTGAGATCCTTTACCGTATAGGTTATTGTCAATGGGAGCTCGATCCATCGCCAACCGCGCGCAAGGATCGAAGTGGTGCTTATGCCAGTTTCCTTGGATCCATTCAATCCAACATCAACTTTGCTCCTGCATACACCAGCTTGGGTATCTACTATGCGGACTATAAGAAGGACAAAACACGAGCCCGTAGGTGCTTCCACAAGGCGTTCGAATTATCCGCGTCCGAAATCGAAGCTGCTGAACGGCTCGCGAGGACCTTCGCGGACCAAAAGGAATGGGACCTTGTTGAAGCCGTGGCTCAGCGCGTCGTTGATTCGGGCAAAGCAAAGCCTTCACCAGGCTCGAAGAGAAGGGGCTATAGCTGGCCATATGCCGCTTTGGGTACTGTTCAAATGAACAAGCAGCAGTATGCTCAAAGCATCGTCTCGTTTCAAGCAGCTCTGAGAATCTCACCAGGCGACTATCACTCTTGGGTTGGCCTTGGAGAAAGCTACCACCACTCTGGGAGATATATTGCGTCTGCGAAAGCTTTCGATCATGCTCAGCAATTAGAATCAGCTCTTTCATCCGATGAAAGAGAGCATATCTGGTTCGCAAGATACATGCTCGCGAATGTGAAACGGGAGCTCGGTGAATTTAAAGATGCCATCTCACGCTATGAGGATGTTTTGAAGTTCCGACCGAATGAGCTCGGGGTGACTATAGCTTTGCTTCAGACACTTATAGAAAGTGCTTGGAAGAGCCTCGAATCTGGCTTGTACAATGACTCTGTCGAACTGGCGCGCAACGCCATAGTCGTTGCAGCATCGCTTGCGAAGGAACGTGTGGACATTTTCAATCTGTGGAAGGCCGTTGGTGACGCCTGCGCTATGTTCACTTACGTCAAAGGAAAGGCGAGCAAGTTCCCACTTCAGGAGGTGAAGGCGCTGCTTACAACTCAAGTTGAGCCCTCGGCTTTCGATATGTTCGCCGAGATAGACGAGCTTGGCCAAGGTTGTTTATCGCTTCTTGATGAAGATAGTGACACCATCAGTCCGTCAGATAAGTGTATATATGCCTCAATTCTCGCATACAAGAGAGCTATTTACGTATCGGCGCAAGATGTACATGCCCGAGCAGTCGCTTGGTACAATCTGGGATGGGCAGAATACAGAGCTCAGAGATGTGTCCAGGTGCATTCTGgcaccaagggcaagaagcCGGCACGCCGGTTCCTGAAGACAGCAATGCGTTGCTTCAAGAGAGCGATTGAATTAGAAGCCGGCAATTCGGAGTTTTGGAACGCCCTGGGTGTGGCAACTACAAGCATGAGCCCGAAGGTTGCCCAACATGCTTTCGTGAGAAGTCTGCATTTGAACGAGAGAAGCGCGCAAGTGTGGACAAACTTAGGGACGCTTTACCTCATCCACAATGATATTCAACTAGCCAATGAAGCTTTCACCCGCGCGCAATCCACCGATCCGGACTACTCTCTGGCCTGGGTTGGCCAAGGATTCCTGGCTTTGCTTTTTGGGGACCCACTTGAAGCAAGAGGTCTTTTTGAGCATGCCTTCGacatctccaactcctcatCCACATTGCCGAGACGCCAGTACACGCTCACCTTGTTCGACCGCCTCCTCTCAGACTCTTCAGCATCGAATGAGATATCACAGCTCATTCAGCCGTTGTTCGCGCTCCTGCAGCTTTCCTCTCAAGACCCGTCCAACCTGCAGTTTATGCATCTTACCGCCCTCATGGCCGAGAGAATTGGCGAACTTTCAGATGCGGAGACTAGCTTGCACGTCGTCTGCTCAGGTGTTGAGGCGGAGTATGAGGTGTCTGAGTCGAGCTCGTCGCTCTCTAGATATGCTCAGTCGAATGCAGACATGGCACGTGTTCTTCTTGCACGCCAAGAATTTGAGCAAGCAGTAGAGAAAGCGGAAGTGGCTCTTACCCTCTCTGGTGAAGAAGACGCGGAGAAATTCGACCCGGAGGCAAACAGAAAACTACGTCTGTCAGCTCATCTCACTGCTGGATTGGCGCATTACTACTTGAAGTCAATGGACAACGCTATCGACATGTTCCGCGACGCCTTGCAAGAGGCGGATAATGCGCCGGAGGTGGTATGTCTCCTAGCACAGGTTCTGTGGGCGAAGGGTGGTGATGAGGAGCGGACTGTGGCTCGTCAGCAGCTGTTCGACTGTGTGGAAGAACACCCTGACCATGTTGGAGCGGTGTCACTATTGGGAGCGATTGCGCTACTAGATGATGACAAGGATGTCATTGAAGCGGTAGCTTCAGATCTTCAGAACATGATCATGAGAGATGACATTGATATCCACGACCGGACTAGGTTGACTAAGCTGTTGACGGCGATCTCTACTTTAGGCCTGACTGAGGACTCGCAAATTCCAGAGGACGTCCGACGCCTCGGAGAGGCCACGGCTGCCGTCATGAGATCGCCAGGTCAGCCACAAGGCTGGCAGGAGctagcagcagcatctcAGGAACTGTATCCCGCGGAGATGGCTGTTGACAGAGCACTGCGGAGTGTTCCACCACGGAGCAATCTGGATGCTGTCGACCTCTGTGAAGCGTATGCACAGACTGGCAAGGCAGGTGATGCCATCAAGGCAATTATGGTGGCACCGTGGAAGCAATGTGGCTGGGAAGAGCTTAAGTATGCTGTGTCAGAATTAGTTTAA